The Bradysia coprophila strain Holo2 chromosome X, BU_Bcop_v1, whole genome shotgun sequence genomic interval AATTTAATCCTTGAACGTAATAAAAGCCTCCCATCAAGGCCTGACTGCTCGATGACTGCGATTCGTTGGATACCGTATTAAGAATGGCCGTCAAGTCATTTTCTCGTTTAGTACGTAGGTAAACAATAGCTAAATTTAGGATagcaaacaatttcaaatcgcGCTCATTTGTGTCTTGAATGCAGGCTTGAAACTGCTTTTCCGCTTCCTCAAAGTAATTCGTCGACATGGCATACAATCCGAGCAGACAGTGCAACTGGGACGAGTGTTTCTTCATCAAAACTTTATTCGACGATGCTAGGCAAACATCCCTCGCCATTGAGATCTCTTTTATGGCCATGGATTTGTTGCCCATGACTAGTCGACACATTGCTATATGTTCCAGCAGAATGATTTGAAATACGGATAGAATGGGCTTGTCTTCTTGAACTTTGAGCTTTTCGATCTGTGTCAGAGCTTTGTCGGTGTATTTTAATGCTTTGTCCATGTATCCAGCCATCATTGAATGCGAAACGGTGACTAAATACACAAGAACGTACAACTGCTCCTTGGGTAACCAAATGAAAATGTCCATATTTTGTTGACTAAAAATAACTGAGAACGAGATGGATTAGGGCTGATTTTGAGCTAGGATGCGCAATATATTTACCTTCGTCTGATGGCCAGTTGGGCGCCATTATTGTCTGTATGCTTTGTTGTAGTAGTTTCAAACACGGCTTTGCAGTTTTTACCTGACCTAGTGACAAGTAATGCCAGACCTGCACGTGGAGAAAGGAGATAATAATGTAAGTAAGAATCGTACAGTGTGCGCAGATCTTGGACCGCAGTAGTGGGCAGTAGTAGGTAAGGTTGTACAGACACATATTGTCAGAACTATTCCAAAAGGAATGTACCGTACCTACTGTTgctgaaacgaaaatttgaattgaccTACTAAAGTAACTGGTTTACATACCTGCAGCACCAGAAAGAAAACCTTTAAGTACTCCTTTAAGTGAGTGCTCTGAATTGAATTGTCAATGATAGCACTAGCCTGGTGTAGTATCGCCAGGACGTCATTATTTTTCCGTTCGATCATTAAAATCATGGCTCTGCTCAGTAGAAACAGTACTTTCAGGTAAGTTGCATTCGTCTCATGCGTCGATTCAACACCCACAGCAAGCAATTCAGATGCAACACTGTACTCCTTATCAATGGCATGAATTTGCtgagaaaatgtttccagACAATTATTATGTGTTCGGTATGAGGGGAAGCTAGTGTGCAACTTACGGCCAgttgaaaaagtaatttacAGTGCCAATGTTGATTGTGCTGTGACAGTTCAATAGCCTTTCGTAAGATTGGCTTGGCTAAAATGTTTTGATCTTGTTGCTGATACAATTGTGCCAGTAGACTAGCAATGTCGAACTTAACATCGTCGAAAGTAATTTTGTTCTCCGAAAGTTTCCACTGTAAAACCAAACATCAGATCCATTTATGACATTTTGCCAATCAACGTcacatcacaaaaaaaaaaacgaacttaCCGCCTGTTCCAGGTGACTCCTGGCCAAGTCAATATTTTTCGTGTAGCCCATCAGAACTTGTCCGATTTGAAGATGGGTCCGAGCCTCCATTTTCGGTGGAACGGGTTTGAATGTAAATAACGCTTGTAAACCTAAAACAAAACATCGATTACGGGAATCGGAACGAATTCCTTCTGCCGGTCAACTTACATTGCAAGCACTTTTTAATATTTGGTGGATTCGATGTTCTAAAATATTCTGCAAGGCCGAGTAGAGAGATATAACATGCGTCTTGACTCTTGGCCATTGTATTTT includes:
- the LOC119083220 gene encoding MAU2 chromatid cohesion factor homolog, which codes for MAKSQDACYISLLGLAEYFRTSNPPNIKKCLQCLQALFTFKPVPPKMEARTHLQIGQVLMGYTKNIDLARSHLEQAWKLSENKITFDDVKFDIASLLAQLYQQQDQNILAKPILRKAIELSQHNQHWHCKLLFQLAQIHAIDKEYSVASELLAVGVESTHETNATYLKVLFLLSRAMILMIERKNNDVLAILHQASAIIDNSIQSTHLKEYLKVFFLVLQVWHYLSLGQVKTAKPCLKLLQQSIQTIMAPNWPSDEVIFSQQNMDIFIWLPKEQLYVLVYLVTVSHSMMAGYMDKALKYTDKALTQIEKLKVQEDKPILSVFQIILLEHIAMCRLVMGNKSMAIKEISMARDVCLASSNKVLMKKHSSQLHCLLGLYAMSTNYFEEAEKQFQACIQDTNERDLKLFAILNLAIVYLRTKRENDLTAILNTVSNESQSSSSQALMGGFYYVQGLNSFHKSSFHEAKRFLRETLKMANAEDLNRLTSCSLVLLSHVFLSIGNSKESMNMVTPAMQLASKIPDIHVQLWGSAILKDLHRMSKDVNQETEAYNNHLAFSKSLLDQFKCTKFTEHSLIYWYSDDQPTIMEGPSTVPTVSTVPNFM